In a single window of the Amycolatopsis sp. cg5 genome:
- the entS gene encoding enterobactin transporter EntS — MRLGELVIDIEPLRRSGAFRRVFAAQTLSVIGASLTNVGINLQVYQLTKSSLQVGLVGLVFGATLLAGLIAGGVLADRSDRRKVILGSRAGTALILTGLAVNAALPAPSLGFVYVAALFAGGIAGLGGSALMAAIPALSGPKLVAAAGALITVTSQFGAMVGPALAGLVASGPGIAFCFALDAAGYVVGLTLLWFLPAMPPGESSDTAQHPLRSLADGFKFIKGNQVVAGLLLIDMWAVVFAMPYALFPQLGTEVFHGGPTAVGLLYTAPAVGAFLGALTSGWTGRIKHTGRALIAAVLLWGLAITGFGLSGQLWLGLTFLALAGLGDTISEILRRALLQHYTPDRLQGRVGSLWLAQATGGTAIGNAEAGVVSRLLGGSAAVVTGGLVCVAGVVMMAVAMPKFREASLRTPSADELKV, encoded by the coding sequence TTGCGGCTCGGGGAACTGGTCATCGATATCGAGCCGCTGCGCCGCAGTGGCGCGTTCCGGCGGGTCTTCGCCGCGCAGACGCTGAGCGTGATCGGGGCGAGCCTGACGAACGTCGGCATCAACCTGCAGGTCTATCAGCTCACCAAGTCTTCACTGCAGGTCGGCCTGGTCGGGCTGGTCTTCGGCGCGACACTGCTGGCCGGGCTGATCGCGGGCGGCGTGCTCGCCGACCGGTCCGACCGGCGCAAGGTGATCCTCGGCAGCCGCGCGGGCACCGCGCTGATCCTGACGGGACTGGCGGTCAACGCCGCGCTTCCCGCGCCGTCGCTGGGCTTCGTCTACGTGGCCGCGTTGTTCGCAGGCGGGATCGCCGGGCTCGGCGGATCCGCGCTGATGGCCGCGATCCCGGCGCTGTCCGGGCCGAAACTGGTCGCGGCCGCCGGTGCGCTGATCACGGTGACCAGCCAGTTCGGCGCGATGGTCGGCCCGGCGCTCGCCGGGCTCGTCGCGTCGGGCCCCGGTATCGCGTTCTGCTTCGCGCTCGACGCCGCCGGTTACGTGGTCGGGCTCACACTGCTGTGGTTCCTGCCCGCGATGCCGCCGGGCGAATCCTCGGACACCGCCCAGCATCCGCTGCGCTCGCTGGCCGACGGTTTCAAGTTCATCAAGGGCAACCAGGTCGTCGCCGGGCTGCTGCTGATCGACATGTGGGCCGTCGTCTTCGCCATGCCGTACGCGTTGTTCCCGCAGCTGGGCACCGAGGTCTTCCACGGCGGGCCGACCGCCGTCGGCCTGCTCTACACCGCGCCCGCCGTCGGCGCCTTCCTCGGCGCGCTCACCAGTGGCTGGACCGGCCGGATCAAGCACACCGGGCGCGCGCTGATCGCCGCCGTGCTGCTGTGGGGCCTGGCGATCACCGGGTTCGGGCTCAGCGGCCAGCTCTGGCTCGGCCTGACCTTCCTCGCGCTCGCGGGGCTCGGCGACACCATCTCGGAGATCCTGCGCCGGGCGCTGCTGCAGCACTACACACCCGACCGGCTGCAGGGCCGCGTCGGTAGCCTGTGGCTGGCGCAGGCGACCGGTGGCACGGCCATCGGCAACGCCGAGGCCGGCGTGGTCTCGCGGCTGCTCGGTGGTTCCGCCGCGGTCGTCACGGGCGGGCTGGTCTGCGTCGCGGGGGTGGTGATGATGGCGGTGGCCATGCCGAAGTTCCGCGAGGCGAGCCTGCGCACCCCGTCGGCGGACGAGCTCAAGGTCTAG
- a CDS encoding alpha/beta fold hydrolase: MPVAQVNGIELNYWDTGDGEPVVLVMGMAATGRVWQLHQVPALVEAGYRVITFDNRGTGGSSECGDGFKIDDLVADTAGLIECLDLGPSRVAGTSLGAQVVQELALARPELVTSAVLLATRGRIDLLRKASRAAERELRASGLELPARYEAIVRAQRNLSPATLNDEAKVRDWLDMFELSPVVWTPGLRAQLALDMTESRLPAYRAISAPTLVIGFADDAVLPPFLAREVADAIPGARYRELAECGHYGYLERPEAVNAAMLEFFAAR; encoded by the coding sequence GTGCCAGTCGCCCAGGTCAACGGGATCGAGCTCAACTACTGGGACACCGGCGACGGTGAACCGGTCGTGCTCGTCATGGGCATGGCCGCCACCGGCCGGGTCTGGCAGCTGCACCAGGTGCCCGCGCTCGTCGAGGCGGGCTACCGGGTGATCACCTTCGACAACCGGGGAACCGGCGGGTCGAGCGAGTGCGGTGACGGCTTCAAGATCGACGACCTGGTCGCCGACACCGCCGGGCTGATCGAGTGCCTGGACCTCGGGCCGTCGCGGGTGGCGGGCACTTCGCTGGGCGCCCAGGTCGTGCAGGAGCTGGCGCTGGCGCGGCCGGAGCTCGTCACCAGTGCGGTCCTGCTGGCGACCCGCGGCCGGATCGACTTGCTGCGCAAGGCTTCGCGTGCGGCCGAGCGGGAACTGCGGGCCAGCGGGCTCGAGCTGCCCGCGCGGTACGAGGCGATCGTTCGCGCGCAGCGGAACCTCTCGCCGGCGACGCTCAACGACGAGGCGAAGGTGCGCGACTGGCTCGACATGTTCGAGTTGTCGCCGGTGGTGTGGACGCCGGGACTGCGTGCCCAGCTGGCACTCGACATGACCGAAAGCAGGCTGCCCGCCTACCGCGCGATCAGCGCGCCGACGCTGGTCATCGGGTTCGCCGACGACGCGGTCCTGCCGCCGTTCCTGGCCCGCGAGGTCGCCGACGCCATCCCCGGCGCCCGCTACCGCGAGCTGGCCGAGTGCGGGCATTACGGCTACTTGGAGCGACCCGAAGCCGTCAACGCCGCGATGCTGGAGTTCTTCGCCGCCCGGTAG
- a CDS encoding MbtH family protein, whose translation MTNPFDDDGGKFYALVNEEGQYSLWPTFSDVPAGWTVAFGEDSRQACLDHIEANWTDMRPLSLVRAMDGSES comes from the coding sequence GTGACGAACCCGTTCGACGACGACGGCGGCAAGTTCTACGCGCTGGTCAACGAGGAAGGCCAGTACTCGCTCTGGCCGACGTTCTCGGACGTGCCCGCGGGCTGGACGGTCGCCTTCGGTGAGGACTCCCGGCAGGCCTGTCTCGACCACATCGAGGCGAACTGGACCGACATGCGCCCGCTGAGCCTGGTGCGCGCCATGGACGGCAGCGAGTCCTGA
- a CDS encoding amino acid adenylation domain-containing protein produces the protein MSAVEDVLPLSPLQQGMVFHALFGDHDVYTVQAVFDLDGPVDAARLREAAGALLRRHPNLRSAFRASASGQQVQVIRRDVELPWREREILSEDEFGEFLDGDRAEPFDITRPPLLRFTLVRGTRDRLVLTSHHLLWDGWSAPILVRELLALYAGEQLAPVRPYRDYLAWLARQDRAAAESAWTRALDGLDGPTLIAPDTKPGLPASAGFTLPRELTARLAEVARARGLTVNAVVQGVWSVVLGALTGRADVVFGATVSGRDPRIPGVDSMVGLFITTLPVRVRLDPAESLAALFARVQADQAALLDHQHLGLADIQRAAGHATLFDTLVVFESYPVGDLPEARGLRLAGVTVRDATHYPLALIVLPGEELGLRVDHQDGIDAPAIAARFERVLRRFLAEPSLPLAKLGLLGETERAHELGAAVPVPETTLPELFSAQVARTPDATALVFEDHSLTYAELDARAGALARRLAARGVRPETTVGIQLERSLDLVIALLAVHKAGGAYVPLDPSYPAERLEFMIADAAPAVVLTTLDDDSAEGEPEPPRPGNPAYVIYTSGSTGRPKGVVVDHAAIVNRLLWMQDEFRLGPDDRVLQKTPSSFDVSVWEFFWPLITGAALVVAKPGGHKDPGYLASLIEAERVTTVHFVPSMLAEFLSGPAARGSLRRIICSGEALSADLRDRVRDKLGVPLFNLYGPTEAAVDVTAWTCADETTVPIGHPVWNTGVFVLDRFLRPVPEGSVGELYLGGVQLARGYLGRRDLTSSRFVANPFGEPGSRLYRTGDLVRFTANGLEYLGRADDQVKLRGFRVELGEVEAALTALDGVTAAAAVVRPEQQSLVAYLTPESADPVAARAGLSRVLPEHLVPSAFVVLDRLPLSPSGKLDRKALPEPEFVTSDGEAKTPAEEILSGLFADVLGVASVGVHDDFFAIGGHSILATRLAGRIRAALGVDVPVRTVFDAPTVARLARALDGGPVRPAPGPRRRPAELPLSPAQRSLWFLDRLEGPSSAYNLPFTARLSGDVDVAALRAALSDVAGRHESLRTIFPETDGNPVQRILETVSPELVQRTGSDVAAATSHEFRLAEEIPFRAELLTVAEQEHVLVLLAHHIAGDEWSARPLLRDLAHAYAARRAGAEPSWRPLPLQYADFTLWQQELLDEVSETQRAYWAKRLEGVPEELPIPADRPRPVAPSHLGAMVTTRFDAAAVRKLARARGVSELMVTQAAVAVLLHRLGAGEDIPLGTPSAGRGDEALDDLVGYFVNTLVLRTDLSGGPSFRELLARVRETNLGAYSHADLPFERVVETVNPPRSAGRHPLFQVMVSHRDPASIALELDGVTATPLPVESQSAKFDLSFEFGETEWTLVYSTDLYDHATAEAMADRFNRLLAALIADPARPVGLIGLLSEAERAQQRAWNETATSVPVTTLTAMVEEQVARTPDEPAVVFHDASLTYAELNAHANRLARRLAGLGVGPERTVGMHWERSIEMIVGLLAIEKAGGAFVPLEPSWPAARIAEVCGSAALTAVLSGAGHSGPVGALGVPVVHVELGEVSEEDSANLGVPIEPEGLSYVIYTSGSTGTPKGAMIRHRAITHRLLWQRELLGFGTGDAALFKAPLGFDISINEIFLPLVTGGAVVIAEPDGERDIDYLLGLIERHRVTFTYLPSSILDLLVGLDGFERRGRSLKHVWCGGEVLTPELFHRFRATSDAVMYHGYGPAEATIGVSHVVYRSDAVRSAISIGGPNGNTWLVVLDRNLQPVPAGVPGELYAGGVYLGRGYVNDAKRTAAAFVADPFGPPGSRLYRTGDLARWVGDGTLEFLGRADNQVKIRGMRVELEEIEAVLEQHEEIRRAVVLVREDQPGVKRLVGYALASGASTEQVRSWLKGRLPEHMVPSTFVFLTEFPLMPSGKVNRRALPAPEPERRDTGRAPANERERVLCALMAEVLKIDSVGPDDNFFALGGDSILSIQWVGKARAAGVPISPRQVFEHQTVAALALAAGPEVSVQPETDDEGDIPLTPILRWWARTAEPGMHQSALLRIPPGEQVESALRAVLDTHEVLRARFTGDALRIRPVAVSEVLDRVVVTAGEDLRELVSKHYADAVGLLDPQAGALVRAVWFDLGPDRPGRLLLVLHHLVVDGVSWRILAADLAEAWAGRPLAAPATSFRRWARDLLATVTPDASRWEFDGPGTSLGARPVDDRDTLGTLDKLTVTLPPAQAKPLLTTVPASVRAGVQDVLLTALAFALPAGTLVALEGHGREEHLVPGADLSRTVGWFTTVYPVALDVTGADPAAALKRVKEQLRAVPDNGIGFGLLGLTEPEPPVCFNYLGRFDMGAADGFWVPAEESDVLTGVLKSTKDTPVRYGLDVTVVTEDRADGPVIKVTWSWPSGVLTKTEVEAISASWVRTLDTLAARTGLGGFTPSDVPLVSVNQGQLDKIAAKWRKK, from the coding sequence GTGTCTGCCGTCGAGGACGTTCTCCCGCTTTCCCCGCTGCAGCAGGGCATGGTCTTCCATGCCCTCTTCGGTGACCACGACGTCTACACCGTCCAAGCCGTGTTCGACCTGGACGGACCGGTGGACGCCGCACGCCTGCGCGAAGCCGCGGGCGCGCTGCTGCGCAGGCACCCCAATCTGCGGTCCGCGTTCCGCGCGAGCGCGTCGGGGCAGCAGGTGCAGGTCATCCGCCGCGACGTGGAACTGCCTTGGCGGGAAAGGGAAATCCTCTCCGAAGACGAGTTCGGGGAGTTCCTCGACGGCGACCGGGCGGAGCCGTTCGACATCACCAGGCCGCCGCTGCTGCGCTTCACGCTGGTGCGCGGCACCCGCGACCGGCTGGTGCTCACTTCGCACCACCTGCTGTGGGACGGCTGGTCCGCGCCGATCCTGGTCCGCGAGCTGCTGGCGCTCTACGCCGGTGAACAGCTCGCACCGGTCCGGCCCTACCGCGACTACCTGGCGTGGCTCGCCCGCCAAGACCGCGCCGCCGCCGAAAGCGCGTGGACGCGGGCACTCGACGGGCTCGACGGGCCCACGCTCATCGCGCCGGACACGAAGCCGGGCTTGCCGGCGAGCGCCGGATTCACCCTGCCGCGCGAGCTGACCGCGCGGCTGGCCGAAGTCGCCCGCGCGCGTGGCCTGACGGTGAACGCCGTCGTCCAGGGCGTCTGGTCGGTCGTGCTGGGTGCGCTGACCGGCCGTGCGGATGTCGTCTTCGGCGCCACGGTCTCCGGGCGCGATCCCCGCATCCCCGGTGTCGATTCGATGGTCGGGCTGTTCATCACCACCCTGCCGGTGCGCGTCCGGCTCGATCCCGCCGAGTCGCTCGCCGCGCTGTTCGCCCGGGTGCAGGCCGACCAGGCCGCGTTGCTCGACCACCAGCACCTCGGGCTCGCCGACATCCAGCGCGCCGCCGGCCACGCGACGCTCTTCGACACCCTCGTGGTGTTCGAGAGCTACCCGGTGGGGGACCTGCCCGAAGCGCGCGGGCTCCGGCTGGCCGGGGTCACCGTCCGCGACGCCACGCACTACCCGCTGGCGCTGATCGTGCTGCCGGGCGAGGAACTCGGACTGCGCGTCGACCACCAAGACGGCATCGACGCGCCCGCGATCGCCGCCCGCTTCGAGCGGGTGCTGCGCCGGTTCTTGGCCGAGCCTTCGCTGCCGCTCGCCAAGCTCGGGCTGCTCGGCGAAACCGAGCGTGCCCACGAACTCGGCGCCGCCGTGCCCGTGCCGGAAACCACGCTGCCCGAGCTGTTCTCGGCTCAGGTCGCACGCACGCCCGACGCGACCGCGCTCGTGTTCGAGGACCACTCGCTGACCTACGCCGAACTCGACGCCCGCGCCGGCGCGCTCGCGCGGCGGCTGGCGGCCCGCGGGGTCCGCCCCGAGACGACCGTCGGGATCCAGCTGGAGCGGTCGCTCGATCTCGTCATCGCGTTGCTGGCCGTGCACAAGGCCGGTGGTGCCTATGTGCCGCTCGACCCGTCGTATCCGGCCGAGCGCCTCGAATTCATGATCGCCGACGCCGCGCCCGCGGTCGTGCTCACCACGCTGGACGACGACTCGGCCGAGGGCGAGCCGGAGCCGCCGCGGCCGGGCAACCCCGCGTACGTCATCTACACCTCGGGTTCCACCGGGCGTCCGAAAGGCGTGGTGGTCGACCACGCGGCGATCGTCAACCGTCTCTTGTGGATGCAGGACGAATTCCGCCTCGGCCCTGACGACCGCGTGCTGCAGAAGACCCCGTCGAGCTTCGACGTTTCGGTGTGGGAGTTCTTCTGGCCGTTGATCACCGGCGCGGCGCTCGTCGTCGCGAAACCGGGCGGGCACAAGGATCCCGGTTACCTCGCGTCGCTGATCGAGGCCGAGCGCGTCACGACCGTCCACTTCGTACCGTCGATGCTGGCCGAGTTCCTGAGCGGACCGGCGGCCCGCGGCAGCCTGCGCCGGATCATCTGCAGCGGTGAGGCGCTGAGCGCCGACCTGCGCGACCGGGTGCGGGACAAGCTCGGCGTCCCGCTGTTCAATCTCTACGGGCCGACCGAAGCCGCCGTCGACGTCACGGCGTGGACCTGCGCCGACGAGACCACTGTCCCCATCGGACACCCGGTGTGGAACACGGGCGTCTTCGTGCTCGACCGGTTCCTCCGGCCGGTGCCGGAAGGCAGCGTGGGCGAGCTGTACCTCGGGGGCGTACAGCTCGCCCGCGGCTACCTCGGCAGGCGTGACCTCACGTCGTCGAGGTTCGTCGCGAACCCGTTCGGGGAACCCGGTTCCCGGCTCTACCGCACCGGCGACCTGGTGCGCTTCACCGCGAACGGGCTGGAGTACCTCGGCCGCGCCGACGACCAGGTCAAGCTCCGCGGTTTCCGCGTCGAGCTCGGCGAGGTCGAAGCCGCGCTGACGGCGCTCGACGGGGTGACCGCCGCGGCGGCCGTCGTCCGGCCGGAACAGCAGAGCCTCGTCGCCTATCTCACGCCGGAGTCCGCGGACCCGGTCGCCGCGCGTGCCGGGCTGAGCCGCGTGCTGCCCGAGCACCTCGTGCCGTCAGCCTTCGTCGTACTCGACCGGCTTCCGTTGTCGCCCAGCGGAAAACTGGATCGCAAGGCGCTGCCCGAGCCCGAGTTCGTCACCTCGGACGGCGAGGCCAAGACCCCGGCCGAAGAGATCCTGAGCGGTCTTTTCGCCGACGTGCTCGGCGTGGCGTCGGTCGGCGTGCACGACGACTTCTTCGCCATCGGCGGGCATTCCATCCTCGCCACCAGGCTGGCGGGCCGGATCCGCGCGGCGCTCGGCGTCGACGTTCCGGTCCGGACCGTGTTCGACGCGCCGACCGTCGCGCGTCTCGCGCGTGCGCTGGACGGCGGACCGGTGCGCCCGGCGCCCGGCCCGCGCCGACGTCCGGCGGAATTGCCGCTTTCGCCGGCGCAGCGCAGCCTGTGGTTCCTCGACCGGCTCGAAGGACCCAGCTCGGCCTACAATCTTCCTTTCACCGCGAGGCTTTCCGGTGACGTCGATGTCGCGGCGCTGCGCGCCGCACTGTCCGATGTGGCCGGACGACACGAGTCGCTGCGCACGATCTTCCCGGAGACGGACGGAAACCCGGTTCAGCGGATCCTCGAAACCGTGAGCCCCGAGCTGGTCCAGCGCACCGGCTCCGACGTGGCGGCGGCGACCAGTCACGAGTTCCGGCTGGCGGAAGAGATCCCGTTCCGCGCCGAACTGCTGACGGTGGCCGAGCAGGAGCACGTGCTCGTCCTGCTCGCGCACCACATCGCCGGTGACGAGTGGTCGGCGCGGCCGCTGCTGCGTGACCTCGCGCATGCCTACGCGGCCCGGCGCGCGGGAGCGGAGCCGTCATGGCGGCCGCTTCCCTTGCAGTACGCGGACTTCACACTCTGGCAGCAGGAGCTGCTCGACGAAGTGAGCGAGACCCAGCGTGCCTACTGGGCCAAGCGGCTGGAAGGCGTCCCCGAGGAACTGCCGATCCCGGCCGACCGGCCGCGCCCGGTGGCGCCGAGCCACCTCGGCGCCATGGTCACCACCCGGTTCGACGCCGCCGCGGTGCGCAAGCTCGCCCGCGCTCGCGGGGTCAGCGAGCTGATGGTCACCCAGGCCGCCGTCGCCGTGCTGCTGCACCGGCTCGGCGCGGGCGAGGACATCCCGCTGGGCACCCCGTCCGCCGGCCGCGGCGACGAAGCGCTCGACGACCTCGTCGGCTACTTCGTCAACACGCTGGTGCTGCGCACGGACCTGAGCGGCGGCCCGTCCTTCCGCGAGCTGCTGGCGCGGGTGCGGGAGACCAACCTCGGCGCGTACTCGCACGCGGATCTGCCGTTCGAGCGGGTCGTGGAGACGGTGAACCCGCCGCGTTCGGCGGGACGGCATCCGTTGTTCCAGGTGATGGTCTCCCACCGGGACCCGGCGAGCATCGCGCTGGAACTCGACGGCGTCACCGCCACCCCGCTGCCCGTCGAGAGCCAGTCCGCGAAGTTCGACCTGTCGTTCGAGTTCGGCGAGACCGAGTGGACCCTGGTCTACAGCACGGATCTCTACGACCACGCGACCGCCGAAGCCATGGCCGACCGGTTCAACCGGCTGCTGGCCGCGCTCATCGCCGACCCGGCCCGCCCGGTCGGCCTGATCGGCCTGCTCAGCGAGGCCGAGCGAGCCCAGCAGCGCGCGTGGAACGAGACGGCGACGAGCGTCCCGGTGACCACGCTGACCGCGATGGTCGAGGAGCAGGTCGCCCGCACGCCCGACGAGCCCGCCGTCGTTTTCCACGACGCGAGCCTCACCTACGCCGAGCTCAACGCGCACGCGAACCGGCTCGCCCGCAGGCTGGCAGGCCTCGGCGTCGGTCCCGAACGGACCGTCGGCATGCACTGGGAACGCTCGATCGAGATGATCGTCGGCCTGCTCGCCATCGAGAAGGCGGGCGGTGCGTTCGTGCCGCTCGAACCGTCGTGGCCCGCCGCGAGGATCGCGGAGGTCTGCGGGAGCGCGGCACTGACCGCGGTGCTCAGCGGCGCCGGGCACTCGGGTCCGGTCGGAGCGCTCGGTGTTCCCGTCGTGCACGTCGAGCTGGGTGAAGTGTCTGAAGAGGACAGTGCGAACCTCGGCGTGCCGATCGAGCCGGAAGGCCTGTCGTACGTCATCTACACCTCAGGGTCGACCGGCACGCCCAAGGGCGCGATGATCCGCCACCGCGCGATCACGCACCGGCTGCTGTGGCAGCGGGAACTGCTCGGCTTCGGCACCGGCGACGCGGCGCTGTTCAAGGCGCCGCTCGGCTTCGACATCTCGATCAACGAGATCTTCCTGCCGCTGGTCACCGGCGGCGCCGTGGTGATCGCCGAGCCGGACGGCGAACGCGACATCGACTACCTGCTCGGCCTGATCGAGCGGCACCGGGTCACCTTCACCTACCTGCCTTCGTCCATTTTGGACCTGCTGGTCGGGCTGGACGGCTTCGAGCGCCGTGGCCGTTCGCTCAAGCACGTCTGGTGCGGCGGGGAGGTGCTCACACCCGAGCTGTTCCACCGGTTCCGCGCCACGAGCGACGCGGTGATGTACCACGGCTACGGCCCGGCGGAGGCCACCATCGGCGTCAGCCACGTCGTGTACCGCAGCGACGCGGTGCGCAGCGCGATCTCGATCGGCGGGCCCAACGGCAACACCTGGCTCGTGGTGCTCGACCGCAACCTCCAGCCGGTGCCCGCCGGGGTGCCCGGCGAGCTCTACGCGGGCGGCGTCTACCTCGGCCGCGGCTACGTCAACGACGCGAAGCGGACGGCGGCCGCGTTCGTCGCCGACCCGTTCGGGCCGCCGGGTTCCCGGCTGTACCGGACCGGCGACCTCGCGCGCTGGGTGGGCGACGGCACGCTGGAGTTCCTGGGCCGCGCGGACAACCAGGTCAAGATCCGCGGCATGCGGGTCGAGCTGGAAGAGATCGAGGCCGTGCTCGAACAGCACGAGGAGATCCGCCGCGCGGTGGTGCTCGTGCGCGAGGACCAGCCGGGCGTGAAACGGCTCGTCGGCTACGCGCTGGCGTCCGGGGCGTCCACCGAGCAGGTCCGGTCCTGGCTGAAGGGCAGGCTGCCGGAGCACATGGTGCCCAGCACTTTCGTGTTCCTCACGGAGTTCCCGCTCATGCCGTCGGGCAAGGTCAACCGCCGTGCGCTGCCCGCGCCGGAACCGGAACGCCGCGACACCGGCCGGGCGCCCGCGAACGAACGCGAACGCGTGCTCTGCGCGCTGATGGCCGAGGTGCTCAAGATCGACTCGGTCGGGCCGGACGACAACTTCTTCGCGCTCGGCGGCGACAGCATCCTGTCGATCCAATGGGTCGGCAAGGCACGCGCCGCAGGCGTCCCGATCTCGCCGCGCCAGGTCTTCGAGCACCAGACCGTCGCCGCGCTGGCGCTGGCCGCCGGGCCCGAGGTGAGCGTCCAGCCTGAGACCGACGACGAGGGCGACATCCCGTTGACGCCGATTCTGCGCTGGTGGGCGCGCACGGCCGAGCCGGGCATGCACCAGAGCGCGCTGCTGCGGATCCCGCCGGGTGAGCAGGTCGAGTCCGCGCTGCGGGCGGTGCTGGACACGCACGAGGTCCTGCGGGCGCGGTTCACCGGCGACGCGCTCCGTATCCGTCCGGTCGCGGTGTCCGAGGTGCTCGACCGGGTCGTCGTGACCGCGGGGGAGGACCTGCGCGAGCTGGTGTCGAAGCACTACGCCGACGCGGTCGGGCTGCTGGACCCGCAGGCGGGCGCGCTGGTGCGCGCGGTGTGGTTCGACCTCGGCCCCGACCGGCCGGGCAGGCTGCTGCTGGTGCTGCACCACCTGGTCGTCGACGGGGTTTCGTGGCGCATCCTGGCCGCTGATCTCGCCGAAGCCTGGGCGGGCCGCCCGCTCGCCGCTCCGGCGACCTCGTTCCGCCGCTGGGCACGTGACCTGCTCGCGACCGTCACGCCCGACGCGTCCCGCTGGGAGTTCGACGGGCCGGGCACGTCGCTCGGCGCGCGGCCGGTCGACGACCGGGACACCTTGGGAACGCTGGACAAGCTGACCGTGACGCTTCCACCCGCGCAGGCGAAGCCGTTGCTGACCACCGTCCCGGCTTCGGTGCGGGCCGGTGTGCAGGACGTGCTGCTGACCGCGTTGGCGTTCGCGCTGCCCGCGGGCACGCTCGTCGCGCTGGAAGGCCACGGCCGCGAGGAGCACCTCGTGCCCGGCGCCGACCTCTCCCGCACCGTCGGCTGGTTCACCACGGTCTATCCGGTGGCGCTCGACGTCACCGGCGCCGACCCGGCCGCCGCGCTCAAGCGGGTCAAGGAACAGCTGCGCGCGGTGCCGGACAACGGCATCGGCTTCGGGCTGCTCGGCCTGACCGAGCCGGAGCCGCCGGTGTGCTTCAACTACCTCGGCCGGTTCGACATGGGCGCGGCCGACGGTTTCTGGGTACCCGCCGAGGAATCCGACGTGCTGACCGGCGTACTCAAGTCCACAAAGGACACTCCGGTCCGCTATGGACTCGACGTCACGGTGGTCACCGAGGACCGGGCGGACGGCCCCGTCATCAAGGTCACCTGGTCGTGGCCGTCCGGTGTGCTGACCAAGACCGAGGTCGAGGCCATCTCGGCCTCGTGGGTGCGCACGCTCGACACGCTGGCCGCGCGTACCGGCCTCGGCGGTTTCACCCCCTCTGACGTGCCGCTGGTCTCGGTGAACCAGGGCCAGCTCGACAAGATCGCGGCGAAGTGGCGGAAGAAGTGA